In Arachis stenosperma cultivar V10309 chromosome 1, arast.V10309.gnm1.PFL2, whole genome shotgun sequence, one DNA window encodes the following:
- the LOC130944810 gene encoding heavy metal-associated isoprenylated plant protein 47-like — MQQKIVIEVTMENEKWRSKALKIASEEKGVTSVSVNGDNKLEVIGNNVNTVCLAKQLSKKFCPVTILSVEVLKPPKEKEKEKEVAPPPAAPAENPPRRHDDGCGDGNIPFIPGRYYPPCDRMVVVVCDSYNDCYEPGCTIF; from the exons ATGCAGCAAAAAATAGTAATAGAGGTCACAATGGAGAATGAGAAATGGAGAAGCAAGGCTCTCAAAATTGCTTCAGAGGAAAAAG GCGTGACTTCGGTATCAGTGAATGGTGATAACAAATTGGAAGTGATTGGTAACAACGTGAACACGGTTTGCCTTGCTAAGCAGCTCAGCAAGAAGTTTTGCCCAGTCACAATCCTCTCTGTGGAAGTACTGAAACCacccaaagaaaaagaaaaagaaaaagaagtagcACCACCACCAGCAGCTCCAGCAGAAAACCCTCCTCGTCGTCATGATGACGGATGTGGTGACGGCAACATCCCTTTTATACCGGGACGGTATTATCCACCGTGTGATCGGATGGTGGTTGTCGTCTGTGATTCATACAATGACTGTTATGAACCTGGTTGCACTATCTTCTGA